One Verrucomicrobiia bacterium genomic region harbors:
- a CDS encoding restriction endonuclease subunit S, whose protein sequence is MTELGSMAEIRMGATLRGRDATRPVPNGRFQLVRIGDISHDGQLLTDQFDRIDPEESVSADLLLRPGDVLFPNRGARTTACVFELSHADALAGAQFFILRPDPQVLLSDYLAWYLRSDEAARHFDERRTGTHVKIIQSDALKTLGIALPPLGTQKKIAEAARLQLSERSLTEQIATLRARLTTGQLLQAAKKLAHPAQK, encoded by the coding sequence ATGACCGAACTGGGCTCCATGGCCGAAATCCGCATGGGCGCCACCCTGCGGGGGCGGGACGCGACCCGTCCCGTCCCCAACGGGCGGTTCCAGCTGGTCAGGATTGGCGACATCTCACATGACGGCCAACTGCTGACGGATCAGTTCGACCGAATCGATCCTGAAGAATCCGTCAGCGCCGATTTGTTGCTCAGACCGGGTGACGTTCTGTTCCCCAACCGCGGCGCTCGCACGACGGCCTGCGTCTTCGAACTCAGCCACGCGGATGCCCTGGCCGGGGCCCAGTTCTTCATTCTTCGCCCCGACCCTCAGGTGCTGCTCTCGGATTACCTGGCCTGGTATCTCCGAAGTGACGAGGCCGCCCGGCATTTCGACGAACGCCGCACGGGCACCCACGTGAAAATTATCCAAAGCGATGCGCTAAAGACCCTCGGCATCGCGCTCCCGCCCCTGGGAACACAGAAGAAGATCGCGGAGGCAGCCCGGCTGCAGCTGTCAGAACGCAGCCTGACGGAGCAAATCGCCACCCTGAGAGCCAGGTTGACCACCGGCCAGCTCCTCCAAGCCGCCAAGAAACTCGCCCATCCAGCCCAAAAATGA
- a CDS encoding type I restriction-modification system subunit M yields MNRINQSEINDVAWRACDTFRGVVDAENYRNYILVMLFWKYMSDVWRVHRDAYLKEYHGDAERVRRRLARERFQLPEGCDFYSLYALRNEADIGERMNVALAGIEEANKSKLEGVFREVDFNSESKLGQTKDRNARLKLLLQDFADQRLDLRTSGVGEEDVIGNVYEYLLERFASDAGKKAGEFYTPGQVSSLLARLLAPKKGQTICDPSCGSGSLLIKVGRQADERDFALFGQEMNGTTHALCRMNMFLHGMDNFRIEWGDTLRNPRLIEGDHLMRFDIVVANPPFSLDKWGHEDAEKDPFHRYHRGLPPRSKGDYAFITHMIETAREGTGKVGVVVPHGVLFRGAAEGKIRQRLIEENLLEAVIGLPANLFFGTGIPAAILIFNKGKTLGDVLFIDASREFKEAKNQNVLTEEHVQKIVDTYRAFQTVEKYAYRATPQELADNDFNLNIPRYVDTFEEEAEIDLDAVKADITRLESELATVRVKMDGYLKELGL; encoded by the coding sequence ATGAACCGCATCAATCAATCCGAGATCAACGACGTCGCCTGGCGCGCCTGTGACACGTTCCGTGGCGTCGTCGATGCCGAGAACTACCGGAACTACATCCTCGTGATGCTCTTCTGGAAATACATGTCCGACGTGTGGCGCGTCCATCGCGACGCCTACCTGAAGGAATACCACGGTGACGCGGAGCGCGTGCGCCGGCGCCTCGCCCGCGAGCGCTTCCAGCTTCCGGAGGGTTGCGACTTCTACTCCCTCTACGCCCTGCGCAATGAGGCTGACATCGGCGAGCGCATGAATGTCGCCCTTGCCGGCATCGAGGAGGCCAACAAGTCCAAGCTGGAAGGCGTGTTCCGTGAGGTGGACTTCAATTCCGAATCGAAGCTCGGGCAAACCAAGGACCGCAACGCACGGTTGAAGCTCCTGCTCCAGGACTTTGCCGACCAACGGCTCGACCTCCGGACTTCCGGCGTGGGCGAGGAGGATGTCATCGGGAACGTGTATGAGTATCTGCTGGAGCGCTTCGCCTCCGATGCCGGCAAAAAGGCGGGGGAATTCTACACGCCCGGCCAGGTCTCCAGCCTGCTCGCCCGGCTGCTCGCGCCGAAGAAGGGGCAGACGATCTGCGACCCTTCCTGCGGCTCGGGTTCCCTGCTGATCAAGGTGGGCCGTCAGGCCGATGAGCGCGACTTCGCCCTCTTCGGCCAGGAGATGAACGGCACCACCCATGCCCTCTGCCGAATGAACATGTTCCTCCACGGCATGGACAACTTCCGCATCGAGTGGGGCGACACCCTGCGGAATCCCCGCCTCATCGAGGGGGACCACCTCATGCGCTTCGACATCGTCGTGGCGAATCCCCCGTTCTCCCTCGACAAATGGGGACACGAGGACGCGGAGAAGGACCCGTTCCACCGCTATCACCGCGGCCTGCCGCCCCGGTCCAAGGGCGACTACGCGTTCATCACCCACATGATCGAGACCGCCCGCGAGGGCACCGGCAAGGTCGGCGTCGTCGTCCCGCATGGCGTGCTTTTCCGGGGAGCGGCCGAGGGCAAAATCCGCCAGCGCCTCATCGAGGAAAACCTGCTGGAGGCCGTGATCGGCCTGCCGGCCAATCTCTTCTTCGGCACCGGCATCCCCGCCGCCATCCTGATCTTCAACAAGGGAAAGACCCTGGGCGACGTCCTCTTCATCGACGCCTCCCGTGAGTTCAAGGAGGCCAAGAACCAGAATGTCCTCACCGAGGAGCACGTGCAGAAGATCGTGGACACCTACCGCGCCTTCCAGACCGTCGAAAAATACGCCTACCGCGCCACCCCGCAGGAGCTCGCCGACAACGACTTCAACCTCAACATCCCCCGCTACGTGGATACCTTCGAGGAAGAGGCCGAGATCGACCTCGATGCCGTGAAGGCCGACATCACCCGCCTCGAATCCGAACTCGCCACCGTGCGGGTCAAGATGGACGGCTACCTCAAGGAACTCGGACTATGA
- a CDS encoding virulence RhuM family protein: MNPAPDPAPPVVLYPGRKGRPDFALRVDGGTVWLTQAEIADLFGTTTANVNIHIRNILKEKELPDGSVVKKSLITAADGKNYRTKLYRLEMILAVGYRVRSPRGTEFRQWATAHLAEYLVKGFVMNDERLKNPGGGWDHFDELLARIREIRASEQRFYQKVRDLLALSRDYRDDPAESARFFAEIQNKMLFAVTRQTAAELVLQRADPALPNMNLQSWSGSRVRKTDILVAKNYLTADEVDTLNRLTVIFLEQAELRVKSGKLLDLDYWRTNVDRMLEFNERPVLQGAGRVSHERMKEIVSQRYEEFDGRRRETERMAADAEDFRALEETAKSLEAQQKAAERGEEA, translated from the coding sequence ATGAACCCAGCCCCTGACCCGGCCCCGCCGGTGGTCCTCTATCCCGGCCGAAAGGGACGGCCCGACTTCGCCCTGCGGGTGGACGGCGGCACCGTCTGGCTGACCCAGGCGGAGATTGCCGACCTGTTCGGAACCACCACGGCCAACGTCAACATCCACATCCGCAACATCCTGAAAGAAAAGGAGTTGCCGGATGGTTCAGTTGTTAAGAAATCCTTAATCACTGCCGCCGACGGCAAGAACTACCGCACTAAGCTCTACCGGCTGGAAATGATCCTCGCCGTCGGCTACCGGGTGCGCTCCCCCCGCGGCACCGAGTTCCGCCAGTGGGCCACCGCCCACCTCGCGGAATACCTGGTCAAGGGCTTCGTCATGAACGACGAACGCCTCAAAAATCCCGGCGGCGGCTGGGATCACTTCGACGAGCTGCTCGCCCGGATCCGGGAAATCCGGGCGTCCGAGCAACGCTTCTACCAGAAGGTCCGCGACCTCCTGGCCCTCAGCCGCGATTACCGCGACGACCCGGCCGAGTCCGCCCGCTTCTTCGCCGAGATCCAGAACAAGATGCTCTTTGCCGTCACCCGGCAAACCGCCGCTGAGCTGGTCCTCCAGCGGGCCGACCCGGCGCTGCCCAACATGAACCTCCAGTCGTGGAGCGGTTCGCGGGTCCGCAAGACCGACATTTTGGTCGCCAAGAACTACCTCACCGCCGACGAGGTGGACACCCTCAACCGTCTCACCGTGATCTTCCTGGAACAGGCCGAGCTGCGGGTGAAATCCGGGAAGCTGCTCGATCTCGACTACTGGCGCACCAACGTGGATCGGATGTTGGAATTCAACGAGCGCCCCGTGCTCCAGGGAGCGGGCCGGGTGAGCCACGAGCGGATGAAGGAGATCGTCTCCCAACGCTACGAGGAGTTCGACGGTCGCCGCCGGGAAACTGAACGCATGGCCGCCGACGCCGAGGACTTCCGTGCGCTGGAAGAGACTGCCAAGAGCCTCGAAGCCCAGCAAAAGGCCGCGGAGAGAGGGGAGGAAGCGTGA
- a CDS encoding restriction endonuclease subunit S, with the protein MKKLHGWKTTTLGEIAKIGGGSGFPDAYQGIESGDFPFIKVSDLNLPGNERHVVHANNWVTEEVRRKLKAKAQPKGSIVFAKVGGAMLTNKRRMLTRPTIIDNNMMALEAENVDRHYLYQFMLTVDLGRFRQEGAVPSVNGSRIGEIVIDLPSLPEQRRIADILTTWDDAMTQLDALIEAQERRKKALMQQLITGKKRVPGFKGKWKKVALGDVAENVADQNKGRMGTDRLFGVTKAEGVVPMRDHVKGESFDRCKQVETDWFAYNPMRINIGSIARWKGVETVMVSGDYVVFRCHPGMLLPSYLDHLRQSWMWQSFVTRGGNGSVRVRIYFSDLAEFTFPCPPLDEQRHIAAILDTADQQLILLRAQRTALDQQKRGLMQRLLTGKVRVTVE; encoded by the coding sequence ATGAAAAAGCTGCACGGCTGGAAAACAACGACGCTGGGCGAAATTGCCAAGATTGGGGGTGGTTCCGGATTCCCAGATGCTTACCAAGGAATTGAATCAGGTGACTTTCCGTTTATCAAGGTGAGTGACCTGAATCTACCCGGCAACGAAAGGCATGTGGTTCATGCCAACAACTGGGTAACGGAAGAAGTTCGACGAAAGCTCAAGGCCAAAGCGCAGCCCAAAGGCTCAATCGTCTTTGCCAAGGTAGGAGGTGCCATGCTGACTAACAAACGGCGAATGCTCACACGGCCGACGATTATCGACAATAATATGATGGCCCTGGAGGCTGAAAACGTTGACCGCCACTATCTGTATCAGTTCATGCTTACCGTGGACTTGGGCAGGTTTCGACAGGAGGGAGCAGTTCCGTCAGTCAATGGTAGCAGAATCGGTGAAATTGTGATTGATCTCCCGTCCCTCCCCGAACAACGCAGAATCGCCGACATCCTGACGACGTGGGACGATGCCATGACCCAGCTCGACGCCCTCATCGAAGCCCAGGAGCGCCGCAAGAAGGCCCTCATGCAGCAGCTCATCACCGGCAAGAAACGAGTTCCCGGATTCAAAGGCAAGTGGAAGAAGGTCGCGCTGGGCGATGTGGCCGAGAACGTCGCAGATCAGAACAAGGGCCGGATGGGGACTGACAGGCTCTTTGGCGTGACAAAGGCTGAAGGGGTCGTGCCCATGCGTGACCATGTGAAGGGCGAATCCTTCGACCGTTGCAAACAAGTTGAAACCGACTGGTTTGCCTACAACCCTATGAGAATCAACATCGGCTCCATCGCTCGCTGGAAGGGGGTTGAAACCGTGATGGTCAGCGGTGACTACGTGGTCTTCCGCTGTCATCCCGGAATGCTCCTGCCATCCTACCTCGATCACCTGCGCCAATCGTGGATGTGGCAATCGTTTGTGACGCGTGGCGGCAATGGCAGCGTCCGTGTCCGAATCTACTTCTCGGACCTTGCCGAGTTCACCTTCCCGTGTCCTCCGCTCGACGAGCAGCGCCACATCGCCGCCATCCTCGATACTGCCGACCAGCAACTCATCCTCCTCCGCGCCCAACGCACCGCCCTCGACCAGCAAAAGCGCGGCCTGATGCAGCGCCTCCTGACGGGAAAAGTTCGAGTAACCGTCGAGTGA
- a CDS encoding AAA family ATPase, translating into MPLIEGFRIRNFRTLKDVQLGKLWNDHNQRLTPMTVVIGQNGVGKSSLFDAFGFLADCLKHGVEEACDMRQRGGFERIHSRGSDGPIEFEVYYREDGNNRPITYELSIDVNKRDERPYVARERLRQRRKGQSSGRPYSFLWLSGGRGVAWKGEYEGQQQETMDIEDVIQSAKHESAENEEVQLDSPRMLGVATLGSLKQHPRIAAFRRFIEGWYLSYFTPDAARSLPLAGPQKHLNMHGDNLGNVVQFMEREHKGRFQRILDRIAKRIPGIQRIDTERSADGRLLLRFNDLGFEDPFYAQQMSDGTLKVFAYLLMLEDPDPPPFICIEEPENGLYHKLLAALANEFRTHATGHRGSSQVFITTHQPYFVDALAPEEVWILEKQKDGFSTVRRASADPVVVEMVKQELPLGGLWYSDYLDSK; encoded by the coding sequence ATGCCGCTCATCGAAGGATTCCGCATTCGCAACTTCCGCACGCTAAAAGACGTGCAACTGGGCAAGCTCTGGAACGACCACAACCAGCGGCTAACTCCCATGACCGTCGTCATCGGTCAAAACGGTGTCGGAAAAAGCAGCCTGTTTGATGCTTTCGGGTTTCTCGCCGACTGCCTCAAGCACGGGGTGGAGGAGGCCTGTGACATGAGGCAGCGAGGCGGGTTTGAGCGGATTCACTCGCGAGGGAGCGACGGTCCGATCGAGTTTGAAGTGTATTACCGTGAAGACGGTAACAATCGTCCCATCACTTACGAACTTTCGATCGATGTGAACAAGCGCGACGAGCGCCCCTATGTGGCAAGGGAGCGTCTCAGGCAGCGTCGGAAAGGGCAGAGCAGCGGTCGCCCCTACTCCTTCCTGTGGCTCTCCGGCGGACGCGGAGTCGCCTGGAAGGGCGAGTATGAAGGCCAGCAGCAGGAGACGATGGACATTGAAGACGTGATCCAGAGTGCCAAGCATGAGAGTGCGGAAAACGAGGAGGTGCAGTTGGACAGCCCGCGGATGCTTGGCGTGGCCACGCTGGGATCGCTCAAACAGCATCCACGCATCGCCGCCTTCCGGCGCTTCATTGAAGGCTGGTATTTGAGCTACTTCACGCCCGATGCCGCTCGCAGCTTGCCACTAGCCGGGCCGCAGAAGCACCTCAACATGCACGGCGACAATCTGGGCAATGTTGTACAGTTCATGGAGCGTGAGCACAAAGGGCGCTTTCAGCGCATCCTGGACCGGATCGCGAAGAGGATCCCTGGTATTCAGAGGATTGACACGGAGAGAAGCGCGGATGGACGCCTTTTGCTGCGTTTTAATGACCTCGGGTTTGAAGATCCATTTTATGCGCAGCAGATGTCTGACGGAACGCTGAAAGTCTTTGCCTATCTGTTGATGCTGGAAGATCCGGACCCGCCTCCTTTCATCTGCATCGAAGAGCCGGAAAACGGTCTTTACCATAAGCTGCTGGCCGCCTTGGCAAATGAATTCCGCACCCATGCCACCGGCCATAGGGGTAGCTCGCAGGTCTTCATCACCACTCACCAACCTTATTTTGTGGATGCCTTGGCGCCGGAAGAAGTCTGGATTCTAGAAAAGCAAAAGGATGGCTTCTCCACCGTCCGCCGGGCAAGCGCCGATCCGGTGGTCGTGGAGATGGTCAAACAGGAACTCCCCCTCGGTGGCCTTTGGTATAGCGACTATCTCGACAGCAAATAG
- a CDS encoding DUF4276 family protein: MHFEFLTEDQSGKQMLELLLPKLLPDEGAHTYRVHPYKGIGRIPKGMKPSADASKRILLDQLPRLLAGYGKASASSPAVVIVVCDLDDRNKAGFEKELKALTTTIRPCPAHAFCLAIEEGEAWLLGDQPAIRAAYPTAKNSVMTNYEQDSICGTWECLADAVYPGGSESLKKEGWMRIGQEKCNWAQNITPHMQADQNRSPSFNQFMATVLAFAAD; this comes from the coding sequence ATGCACTTCGAGTTCCTCACAGAGGACCAGTCTGGCAAACAGATGCTGGAACTGCTGCTTCCGAAACTGCTGCCCGACGAAGGCGCTCACACCTACAGGGTGCATCCTTACAAGGGCATCGGCCGCATTCCAAAAGGCATGAAGCCGTCAGCGGATGCGAGCAAACGCATCCTTCTGGACCAACTCCCGCGTCTGCTGGCCGGGTATGGAAAAGCCTCTGCAAGTTCTCCTGCGGTGGTGATCGTCGTCTGTGATCTGGATGATCGGAACAAGGCTGGCTTTGAGAAGGAACTCAAAGCTCTGACAACCACCATCCGCCCATGCCCGGCCCACGCCTTCTGCCTAGCCATTGAGGAGGGTGAGGCGTGGCTTCTTGGGGATCAGCCCGCGATTCGGGCCGCTTACCCAACGGCAAAGAACTCGGTGATGACGAATTACGAACAGGATTCCATCTGCGGAACGTGGGAGTGTCTGGCGGATGCGGTTTACCCCGGCGGTTCCGAATCGCTCAAAAAGGAGGGATGGATGCGGATTGGTCAGGAGAAATGCAACTGGGCGCAGAACATCACACCGCACATGCAGGCCGATCAGAATCGGTCTCCCAGCTTCAATCAATTCATGGCCACGGTGTTGGCGTTTGCCGCAGACTGA
- a CDS encoding type I restriction endonuclease subunit R — MTPSFQEALISQIPALRLLQQLGFTYLSPEECAVERQGRLGRVILERVLAGQIKRLNKISFKGREVAFSEENIAKGIEALRDIPFEGLVRTSEKVYDLLTLGKSLDQTIEQETKGFTLRYLDWQNPRNNVFHVTAEFEVERTGSHETRRPDIVCFVNGIPLVVIECKRPDAKDSLKQAMSQSVRNWQEENIPQLFTLSQLMLALNKNDGSYATTGTPLKFWSKWREMQDVTVAVRQAVNSPVRPEEHAKLFKGVFAHAREAFEQQMLHQREPTPQDHLLWSLCRPDRLIELARQFILYDEGGAVKKVARYPQYFAIKATLDRVKQRDVQGRRKGGVIWQTQGSGKSLAMVLLGKALALDESIPNPRIVIVTDRIDLDEQITKTFHQCGKDPQQAKTGAHLIELLRDERVAVITTVLFKFEAAAKAARELRHLKDDVFVLVDESHRSQYGEANIQMQKALPNACYIGFTGTPLMKKEKSTATKFGGFIEPAYTIRDAVEDKAVVPLLYEGRHILQEVKDKPVDTMFDELCEGLTAEQKADLKRKFAARDELNRLHSRLYLIAWDVTKHYVSQWKGTGFKGQLTAPGKKEALLLKGYFDQFGKVSTEVIISGPTEIENPEEHPTAEKDESVELFWKAIMQKYGTEKEYNRRLIDAFKKGEEPEILIVVDKLLTGFDAPRNVVLYIARSLKSHTLLQAIARVNRLHPGKDHGHIIDYYGVVTELHEALELYSSLDEQFDAEDLEGTLTNLAEEIKKLPGLHDALWDLFKEIPNKKDEEAFEVLLAEKDKREDFYTRLWQFSRVLKLASSSIHWVNAAPEAQVKRYKADAAFFQKLRASVKLRYAEEIDYRDYEKQIQKLLNTYVQAEEVIQVVEPVNIFEREAFEAEVEKAKSPRAKADTIANRTKKTITERMDDDPFFYRKLSALLQQAIDDYKAQRISEAQYLAKVTEIMEEVRGGNAKDVPEVLKQNDLSRALFGALKEQMAPAAGMSHGDGGNTLREDASAYGGESRSPTLPTDQILAEAAVAMDQVIRRHAVVRWRENVDAQNRMRNDLDDFLFDLQKEKGFTLTYAQMDAIIEAVIRIAMHRTSDV, encoded by the coding sequence ATGACCCCGTCCTTCCAAGAAGCCCTCATCAGCCAGATTCCCGCGCTGCGGCTGCTCCAGCAGCTCGGCTTCACCTACCTGAGCCCGGAGGAGTGCGCGGTGGAGCGCCAAGGCCGGCTGGGGCGTGTCATTCTGGAAAGGGTTCTGGCCGGCCAGATCAAGCGCCTGAACAAGATCAGCTTCAAAGGCCGGGAAGTGGCGTTCTCGGAGGAAAACATCGCCAAGGGCATCGAGGCGCTGCGGGACATCCCCTTTGAAGGCCTGGTGCGGACCAGCGAGAAGGTCTATGACCTGCTGACGCTGGGCAAAAGCCTGGACCAGACCATCGAGCAGGAGACGAAGGGGTTCACCCTGCGCTACCTCGACTGGCAGAACCCGCGGAACAACGTCTTCCACGTCACCGCGGAGTTTGAGGTGGAGCGTACCGGCAGCCATGAGACCCGGCGGCCGGACATCGTGTGCTTCGTGAACGGCATCCCGTTGGTGGTGATCGAGTGCAAGCGGCCCGATGCCAAGGACTCGCTGAAGCAGGCGATGAGCCAGAGCGTGCGCAACTGGCAGGAGGAAAACATCCCGCAGCTCTTCACCCTGAGCCAGCTGATGCTGGCACTGAACAAGAATGACGGCAGCTATGCCACGACGGGCACGCCGCTGAAGTTCTGGTCTAAATGGCGGGAGATGCAGGACGTGACCGTCGCCGTGCGTCAGGCGGTGAACAGCCCGGTGCGGCCGGAAGAGCATGCGAAGCTTTTCAAAGGCGTCTTTGCGCATGCCCGCGAAGCCTTTGAGCAGCAGATGCTGCACCAGCGGGAACCGACGCCGCAGGATCACCTGCTGTGGTCCCTGTGCCGTCCGGATCGGCTGATCGAGCTGGCGCGGCAGTTCATCCTCTACGACGAGGGCGGCGCGGTGAAGAAGGTGGCCCGCTACCCGCAATACTTTGCCATAAAGGCCACGCTGGACCGCGTGAAGCAGCGGGACGTGCAGGGCCGCCGCAAGGGCGGTGTGATCTGGCAGACGCAAGGCAGCGGCAAATCCCTGGCCATGGTGCTGCTGGGCAAGGCGCTGGCGCTGGATGAGAGCATCCCGAACCCGCGCATCGTGATCGTTACGGACCGCATCGACCTGGACGAGCAGATCACGAAGACCTTCCACCAGTGCGGCAAGGATCCGCAGCAGGCGAAGACCGGGGCGCATCTGATCGAGCTGCTGCGTGATGAACGCGTGGCCGTGATCACGACGGTGCTCTTCAAGTTCGAGGCCGCCGCCAAGGCCGCCCGCGAGCTGCGCCACCTGAAGGACGATGTCTTTGTCCTCGTGGATGAAAGCCACCGCAGCCAATACGGCGAGGCGAACATCCAGATGCAGAAGGCGCTCCCCAATGCCTGCTACATCGGCTTCACCGGCACGCCGCTGATGAAGAAGGAAAAGAGCACGGCGACCAAGTTCGGCGGCTTCATCGAGCCCGCCTACACCATCCGCGACGCGGTGGAGGACAAGGCGGTGGTGCCGCTGCTCTACGAGGGCCGCCACATCCTGCAGGAGGTGAAGGACAAGCCTGTGGACACGATGTTTGACGAGCTGTGCGAAGGCCTGACCGCGGAACAGAAGGCCGACCTGAAGCGCAAGTTTGCCGCCCGGGACGAGCTGAACCGCCTGCACAGCCGCCTCTACCTGATCGCCTGGGACGTGACGAAGCATTACGTCAGCCAGTGGAAGGGCACGGGCTTCAAGGGCCAGCTCACCGCGCCGGGCAAGAAGGAGGCGCTGCTGCTGAAGGGTTACTTTGACCAGTTCGGCAAGGTGAGCACGGAGGTCATCATCTCCGGCCCCACGGAGATCGAGAATCCCGAGGAGCACCCGACGGCGGAGAAGGACGAGAGCGTGGAGCTCTTCTGGAAGGCCATTATGCAGAAGTATGGCACCGAAAAGGAATACAACCGCCGCCTCATCGATGCCTTCAAGAAGGGCGAGGAACCGGAGATCCTCATCGTCGTGGACAAGCTGCTCACGGGCTTTGATGCGCCGCGCAATGTGGTGCTCTACATCGCCCGCAGCCTGAAAAGTCACACGCTGCTGCAAGCGATCGCCCGCGTGAACCGCCTGCACCCCGGCAAGGATCACGGCCACATCATTGACTACTACGGCGTGGTGACGGAACTGCACGAGGCGCTGGAGCTTTACAGCAGCCTCGATGAGCAGTTCGACGCGGAGGACCTTGAAGGCACGCTGACGAACCTCGCGGAGGAGATCAAGAAGCTGCCCGGCCTGCATGACGCGCTGTGGGACCTCTTCAAGGAGATCCCGAACAAGAAGGACGAGGAAGCTTTTGAGGTGCTGCTAGCAGAGAAGGACAAGCGCGAGGACTTCTACACGCGCCTGTGGCAGTTCAGCCGCGTGCTGAAGCTAGCCTCGTCCAGCATCCACTGGGTGAACGCCGCGCCTGAAGCCCAAGTGAAGCGCTACAAGGCGGACGCGGCTTTCTTCCAGAAGCTCCGGGCCAGCGTGAAGCTGCGCTATGCGGAGGAGATTGACTATCGCGACTACGAGAAGCAGATCCAGAAGCTGCTGAACACCTACGTGCAGGCGGAGGAGGTCATCCAGGTGGTGGAACCGGTGAACATCTTTGAGCGCGAAGCCTTCGAGGCCGAGGTGGAAAAGGCCAAATCCCCGCGCGCCAAGGCCGACACCATTGCCAATCGCACCAAGAAGACGATCACGGAGAGGATGGACGACGACCCGTTCTTCTACCGCAAGCTCTCCGCCCTGCTCCAGCAGGCCATTGATGACTACAAGGCCCAGCGCATCAGCGAGGCGCAGTATCTCGCCAAGGTGACCGAGATCATGGAGGAGGTGCGCGGCGGCAATGCCAAGGACGTGCCCGAGGTCTTGAAGCAGAACGATCTGTCGCGAGCGCTGTTTGGCGCGCTCAAGGAACAGATGGCACCCGCTGCCGGAATGTCGCACGGAGACGGCGGCAACACACTGCGCGAAGATGCTTCTGCCTACGGCGGCGAATCCAGGAGTCCAACGCTGCCCACGGATCAGATTTTGGCCGAAGCCGCTGTCGCCATGGACCAAGTCATCCGGAGGCATGCCGTGGTGCGCTGGAGGGAGAACGTGGATGCGCAGAACCGCATGCGGAACGACTTGGATGATTTCCTTTTCGATCTGCAAAAGGAGAAGGGCTTCACCCTGACCTACGCGCAGATGGATGCCATCATCGAGGCTGTCATCCGCATCGCCATGCACCGTACCAGTGATGTCTAG
- a CDS encoding M48 family metallopeptidase, producing MSRPEIIDTAAGPAQVKRSRRKTLAISVLPDGTLELAAPDQAPLEAILPRVAKRLRWIRTQRRAFSEMNALRPALRYVNGATHRYLGRQYRLKIVKGEVQEVSLRGPYFQIVTPTANQNAVKQALEAWYRRQARLQFERRLASWAEWCRQRHLPQPKLCLRRMPKRWGSALQDGTICLNPELIKTPSVCIEYVIAHEICHLKHHNHGSAFYSELGNLCPDWTLRKKRLESMDL from the coding sequence ATGTCTAGGCCCGAGATCATTGACACCGCCGCTGGTCCGGCGCAGGTCAAACGCTCGCGACGCAAGACACTGGCCATCAGCGTACTGCCGGATGGCACGTTGGAACTGGCGGCTCCCGATCAGGCGCCGCTCGAAGCGATTCTACCCCGCGTCGCCAAGCGCCTACGTTGGATCAGGACTCAGCGCCGCGCCTTCTCCGAGATGAACGCCCTCCGGCCTGCACTACGCTATGTGAACGGGGCCACCCATCGCTACCTCGGCCGTCAATACCGCCTCAAGATCGTGAAGGGTGAGGTGCAAGAAGTGTCCTTGCGAGGTCCTTACTTCCAGATCGTGACGCCAACGGCCAATCAGAACGCGGTCAAACAAGCGCTCGAAGCCTGGTATCGCCGCCAGGCGCGGCTGCAATTCGAACGGCGACTTGCCTCGTGGGCCGAGTGGTGTCGCCAACGTCATCTGCCGCAGCCAAAGTTGTGCCTGCGGCGGATGCCCAAGCGCTGGGGCAGTGCCCTCCAGGACGGCACCATCTGCCTCAACCCCGAGCTCATCAAGACCCCCTCCGTGTGCATCGAATACGTCATCGCCCACGAGATCTGCCACCTCAAGCACCACAACCACGGGAGCGCCTTTTACTCGGAGCTCGGCAATCTTTGCCCGGATTGGACCTTAAGGAAGAAGCGGTTGGAATCCATGGACCTGTAA